GTTCGACCTGGCCGAGATGCCCCACCTGCTCATCGCCGGCCGAACCGGCACAGGCAAGTCGGTCTGCCTGAACGCGATGATCACCTCGATCCTCATGACCCGTCGGCCCGACGAGTGCAAGCTTATCCTCATCGACCCGAAGATGGTGGAGCTATCGCAATATAAGCAAGTTCCCCACCTGATGCACCCGGTCGTCACCGACATGAAGAAGGCCGAGTCGCTGCTGGCGTGGGCCTGCGAGAAGATGGACGAGCGCTACACGTACCTCGCCCGGGCCGGTGTGCGCAGTTTGCACTCGTACAATCAACTCGGCCCCGACGAGATCTACGCCCGGCTCCAGCCCGAGGATGAGGAGGAAGCCCAGCGCATCCCGACCTTCATGCCGCACATCGTCATCGTGGTTGATGAAATGAGCGACATGATGATGACTGCCGCCAAGGAGGTCGAGGCCCACATCGTCCGCCTCGCCCAGAAGGCGCGAGCGGTGGGGATGCACCTGATCGTCGCCACCCAGAAGCCGACCGTGGACGTCATTACCGGCCTGATCAAGGGAAACCTGCCCGCTCGAATCGCCTTCCAGGTCTCCAGCCGGGGGGATAGCCGCGTCGTCCTCGACGAGATGGGGGCCGACAAGCTGCTGGGCAACGGCGACATGCTGTTCCTCATCCCCGGCACCTCGCACCTGGTGCGGGCACAGGGCACGTATGTGTCGGACCTGGAAGTGGAACGCATCTGCAACTATTTGAGCCAGTATCCTCAGGAGTTTAGCAAGGAGTTGATGCAGCTTCGTGTCGGCGGCGGGGTCGGCGGCAAGGACGGCGCGGCCCTGAAGGACCGCGACGAACTGTACGAGACGGCCATCGAGGTGATCATCCGCGAGCAGCGCGGCAGTTGCTCCCTCTTGCAGCGAGCCCTCGGCATCGGCTACGGCCGCGCCGCCCGCCTCATCGACTTCATGGCCGAGGACGGCATTGTCGGCGAGTACAAATCCGGCTCCGCCCGCGAGGTCCTCTACTCCTGGGAGGAATGGGAAGCCCTCAAGGCCGGCGACGATCCCCCCGAGGGCCTCGGCGAGGCCGCAGCCTGATTGACGCGTCGTCGAGTGCATTGACCGCGGTGAACGGTCCGAGGGATGATGGGCAAGACGAAGTGCCACTCCCGAGGAGGCTGTGATGCCGCTGCACGACTGGAACCGCGTCGAGAACTGGGACGGGGTCCATCTGCTCTGGATTGCCGAGCTTCTCCGATGGATCAAGCCCCGACTTCCGGAAGGATACCGGGCCTACGTCGGCACTTCGCCGCGCATGTCGATCGGGGCTCCTACAAGCAAGGCAGACGTTTCGATCCGGGCCTGGCCCAGGGCGGCTCACCCCGGCGACCGCCCCAGCGAGGAGGTCGGCACGCTGCCCGAGGGGCTCAGGCCAGACATCGAGGTCATCGTCGATACGATTGAATCCGACGCGGCGTTGTTCGTCGAACATGGCGGCTGGCTGGTGGCAGTCATCGAACGCGTCTCGCCACGCAACAAGGACCGCCCCAGCTCCCGAGAAATCTACCTCACCCGGTATCTCGCGTATCTGCACGACGGCGTCAACCTGCTGCTGATTGATGTCCTGCCCCATCCCTACGGATTCTCGTTTGCGGATACGATTGCCGCCGAGATCGGTCTGGAACAACCGCCCACGCCCACCCCGTTTGCCGTCTCCTATCGCGTCGGCGAGCCTGTCCCAGGGGAAGGCCGATTCTTCGCGGCCTGGCGACGTCCAATGACCGTCGGCCAACCCTTGCCGACCATCACTCTCCCCCTGACGGTCAATGAAGCCGTCGCCGTTGACCTGGAGGCAACCTACGCCTCAGCGGCATCGGACGCCTATCTCGACTGAGCGACGGTTTGTCTCTCCGAGCACGGCTCGGCAGCCGCAAGCAGGCTTCGTCTGATTGAATCACGGCGAAAATGCCGATCTGAGGAATGTGTGCGAGAGGATGACAGTTCCGCGAGCACGGCTGCAAGGAGCGCGAGGCGATGGTGGCTCGCGGAGGATGGAATCGAGCGTGGGTGCTCGTTCACCTGGTTCTGGTCTGCGCAATCGTCATCGCTGCCTGCCAATCCCCGAAGATCCGGGAACGACCGTTTTCGAATCATCCGGCGATCCGATCGGCGGGAGCGGGGCATGGTGCGTCGAGGGATGCGTTTGGGCCGAGTGACGAAGCCTCCTATCAACGGCTCGTCGCTGAGGTGGAGCGACCGGGAGGAGCCTCGGCAAGCCGTTTGCTTGCGTTGGCGGATTTTGCAGACCGGCAGGGGCGTCGGCAGATTGGGCGAGAACCGGTCGCGGCGCTCTCGTGGTTCCGAGACGCAGCAGTCTACGCGTCATTCGCGCTGGAAAATGCCGATGAACCACTGATACAGGCCCGTGCCGTCGATCGCCATAACCGCGCGGTCGAGGAGCTGCTCCGTTGCTCGGGGACCGGCCCCCGGAATGTCGATCCCGCGTGGCGAGACCGACTCGATGCGGAAGGCATTCGTGTTGTCACCACCCATCCGAACCGCGCCGGCTTGCCGATTGACGAACTCTGGATCGCCGGGGATTTCCGGGTCCGGAACCTGGAGCACTTCGGCCAGGATGGACTCGGTGTGCCGCTGGTGGCCGCCGGTGTGCTGAGCAATCGAGACGCGGTCCCCGATCGCTTCCTTCCCAGCCAGCTCAAGCTGCCCGCAACAGCGGTCTTGCAACCGACGGGGCCGCTCGACCATGGTTTGTGGCGGCAGCAGCCGGTCTTGCTCGCGCTTCACGATCCGATCCAGGAATCGGTGGTCGTCATTGGGAACGGTGTGGGTACGATCGCGCTTGCAAGCGACCTGACGACCCCAATCGCCTACCAGTTCCTGAAAGCCCCCGGGCAGGAAATCGGTTACGGCGGGTTGTTCCAGCCCGATCGGCTCTCGACGCTCCCGGGCATTTTCATGCAGGGGCCTTATAAGCCCGGGAAAATCCCCGTCCTGTTCGTTCATGGGCTCTCGTCAAGTCCGGTCATGTGGCTGGAGACGGCCAATGCGCTTCAGGGAGACCCCGAGATCCGGGACCGTTACCAATTCTGGTATGCTTATTACCCGACCGGAGCAGCCCTGGCGTTTTCGGCAGCTCGTGTCCGCTCGGAACTGGCCGCGATCCACCAGGCGATCGACCCGGATCGCGTTGACCCCGCGCTCGATCAGATGGTTGTCGTGGGTCATAGCCTGGGAGGTGTCCTGTGCCGGCAAATGCTCCAGTCAAGCGGCCGGAGAGTTGAACAGGGCATGTTCACGCGACCATTCGAAAAGGTCATGATGTCTTCCCAGACCCGGCAACGGCTGGAGCAACTGCTCTACTTCGAGCCGGTTCCGTCGATTCGGCGCGCGGTGTTCATCATGGCACCGCACCGGGGGAGCAATGTTGCGAGTGGTTTGATCGGACGGGTCACGACTGCTCTGGTGCAACGAACGCGAGAAATCGAGCTGTATCGAGATGAGATCATCGGCTTGAATGGTCCGGAGGTCTTCAGCCCGGTGTTCCAGAGGCGTCCGCCAAGCAGTATTGATAATCTGGAACCTGAGAGCCCGATCTTAAACGTTCTTGCGGAACTGCCGACGGCTCCCGGCGTGCCGTATCATTCGGTGATCGGGAACCTCTTTCCGGAAGGTCCCCCCTCGCGCTGGTCGGATGGAGTTGTTCCCGTCGCGAGTGCCCAGCTCGATGGTGCCGTCTCGGAACTGGTGGTCCGTAAGAGCCACTTCGGCGCGAATTCTCCCGAGGTGGTCGCGGAAGTTCGACGCATTCTCCACCTTCATCTCAACGATCAGGTGTCTCCGACCGCGCAGAATGGCACAGTTGCTCGACATACCGATCCAGCTCGGCCAGTTCGTCGGTGAAGGGGGTCTGGACGGGGGGGAAGCGGAAGCCGGTCTTGGGGTCGAGGTCGAAGGCGGTGACGCGGAAGCTGATGGCGAAGCGTTCACGCTTCCACTGGGCGAAGCAGAAGAGGCGAACAAATTTGCGAATGTGAGCGGCGAAGGCGCGGGGGTTGTTTTCGTAGTGGTCGGCGAAGGCGGGCCAGAGGCGGCGGAAG
The DNA window shown above is from Tautonia marina and carries:
- a CDS encoding DUF4058 family protein, producing MPLHDWNRVENWDGVHLLWIAELLRWIKPRLPEGYRAYVGTSPRMSIGAPTSKADVSIRAWPRAAHPGDRPSEEVGTLPEGLRPDIEVIVDTIESDAALFVEHGGWLVAVIERVSPRNKDRPSSREIYLTRYLAYLHDGVNLLLIDVLPHPYGFSFADTIAAEIGLEQPPTPTPFAVSYRVGEPVPGEGRFFAAWRRPMTVGQPLPTITLPLTVNEAVAVDLEATYASAASDAYLD
- a CDS encoding esterase/lipase family protein gives rise to the protein MVARGGWNRAWVLVHLVLVCAIVIAACQSPKIRERPFSNHPAIRSAGAGHGASRDAFGPSDEASYQRLVAEVERPGGASASRLLALADFADRQGRRQIGREPVAALSWFRDAAVYASFALENADEPLIQARAVDRHNRAVEELLRCSGTGPRNVDPAWRDRLDAEGIRVVTTHPNRAGLPIDELWIAGDFRVRNLEHFGQDGLGVPLVAAGVLSNRDAVPDRFLPSQLKLPATAVLQPTGPLDHGLWRQQPVLLALHDPIQESVVVIGNGVGTIALASDLTTPIAYQFLKAPGQEIGYGGLFQPDRLSTLPGIFMQGPYKPGKIPVLFVHGLSSSPVMWLETANALQGDPEIRDRYQFWYAYYPTGAALAFSAARVRSELAAIHQAIDPDRVDPALDQMVVVGHSLGGVLCRQMLQSSGRRVEQGMFTRPFEKVMMSSQTRQRLEQLLYFEPVPSIRRAVFIMAPHRGSNVASGLIGRVTTALVQRTREIELYRDEIIGLNGPEVFSPVFQRRPPSSIDNLEPESPILNVLAELPTAPGVPYHSVIGNLFPEGPPSRWSDGVVPVASAQLDGAVSELVVRKSHFGANSPEVVAEVRRILHLHLNDQVSPTAQNGTVARHTDPARPVRR